A window of the Lolium perenne isolate Kyuss_39 chromosome 7, Kyuss_2.0, whole genome shotgun sequence genome harbors these coding sequences:
- the LOC127312434 gene encoding xyloglucan endotransglucosylase protein 7, with product MASCSKRTFALILCYVLLQLGGVARAGNFYQDVDITWGDGRGKIIGDGNLLTLSLDRASGSGFQSKNQYLYGRFDVQLKLVPGDSAGTVATFYLSSQGSAHDEIDFEFLGNASGEPYTVHTNVYSQGKGGREQQFRMWFDPTADFHTYSILWNPTHILFYVDGTPIREHRNRQATTGVPFPTQQPMRVYASMWDAEEWATQGGRVKTDWSRAPFTASYKGLAASGCASQDAVACARSNGAWMYQELDTMAQDRLQWVQKNYMIYNYCADTWRFRQGAPPECAAAK from the exons ATGGCGTCCTGTTCCAAAAGAACATTCGCGCTGATTCTGTGCTATGTGCTGCTGCAGCTTGGCGGCGTGGCCCGCGCCGGCAACTTCTACCAGGACGTGGACATCACGTGGGGCGACGGGCGCGGCAAGATCATCGGCGACGGCAACCTCCTGACGCTGTCCCTGGACAGAGCCTCCGGCTCCGGGTTCCAGTCCAAGAACCAGTACCTGTACGGCCGTTTCGACGTGCAGCTTAAGCTCGTCCCCGGCGACTCCGCCGGCACCGTCGCAACTTTCTAC CTGTCTTCTCAGGGGTCGGCGCACGACGAGATCGACTTCGAGTTCCTGGGCAACGCGAGCGGCGAGCCGTACACGGTGCACACCAACGTGTACAGCCAGGGGAAGGGCGGCCGGGAGCAGCAGTTCCGCATGTGGTTCGACCCCACCGCCGACTTCCACACCTACTCCATCCTCTGGAACCCCACGCACATCCTCTTCTACGTCGACGGCACGCCGATACGGGAGCACCGGAACCGGCAGGCCACCACCGGGGTGCCCTTCCCGACGCAGCAGCCGATGAGGGTGTACGCCAGCATGTGGGACGCCGAGGAGTGGGCGACGCAGGGCGGCCGCGTCAAGACGGACTGGTCTAGGGCGCCATTCACGGCGTCGTACAAGGGGCTGGCGGCGAGCGGGTGCGCGTCGCAGGACGCGGTGGCGTGCGCCAGGTCCAACGGGGCGTGGATGTACCAGGAGCTCGACACCATGGCGCAGGACCGCctccagtgggtgcagaagaactACATGATCTATAACTACTGTGCCGACACCTGGAGGTTCCGGCAGGGCGCCCCGCCCGAGTGCGCCGCCGCCAAGTAG